The sequence aaCAGGTTTGTTATTCATTCTCTATTTTAAGATGAAAATGCCTCAGAATCAATTCAACGGAGTAAAAGTGAGGGTCTTGgaactgagccagagacagaaaaagttcagaatgagaaagaaaggcaATACAATGAGACAGAGAGGAAAGAGACAGATGCAGAACAGGAAGAAATGGAGAGTGAGGCAGCCAGAAGACTTTGAGCTTTTGCTTCAGTTACAAAATCCATCAGATCCTGCTCATGTAAAGAAATACAATGTAACATACAATGTGGCCTTCACAAAATTTTCAAATTCAGTAGGACCCTGTCGTCCAATTTTGCTGTTCCCAAAAAAATGATCAAGGACGTTCGTTTCAGGGACAGTGGTATGAAGAACACCCCTGGTTAGAGTATTCTCCTGAGAATGATGCTATGTACTCTTTCAGCTGTACACTGTAAGAAGAATACTGTGAAATTTACAGTAACTTGCTGGCAGCAATTAGCTAGTAAGTTGCTGTAGTTCATTTCACAGTATGCTTACTGTAAACTTAACTGCAGTAACTTTACAAatactgtaaacttttttataggcttttcatgaatgatgaaaaatgtatttgagcgtgtactgtcttcttttttaattgtacattttgtaataactggATAATTTGTGTTAACAAGCAACCACCCCCTTAGTGCCCCTTTTTTTGGTTTAggccactgcccctcaaaatgtctgtgcacggccctgcttaTACGGTATGGTAAACTAGCATGTTTTAGGGGGGATTTATTCATAACTTtgtcgaattgtactacccactgttttagtgggaggtaggaaaatctgacagagtaggacaaatcgacaggaCAAACATGGATGCAGAAGAAGGTTCTGAACTGTCTGAATATGTACAGTGAGTCACTGACTCTCTCTGAGGGACCGTGACAGCTATTTTTGGAAGCAGGCTACCTGACCCCTATGCCATACGTCCATATGAATTAGTTTCGGGTGGATTGGGGAATTTTGTCAAGGCTTATTGTGTAATGTATCCTATGGCTGGGCTAACCATGATTTgcaatgtgtattattttaagagACCATTCAAAGGATGACACCCCTATCGCTGTATGtttgttaaacatttaaactagATGCGCTGAAGGTTGGCGACTTTTCacctataaaacagaaacttGCGGATTTGTACTAGATAAAACCAACACACCAGTAACGTTACATAGATTATTTTACTGGATATGAAGTCTGCACTGCAAACACGAGCATTATTTATGACCGTCTCCGTCCAGTCTGTAAAGTGGTTTCTAGTTTTGAACCAAAAGTGCTGTTCCTTCAATCAGGcagctaaaaacaaaacaagacgacaatttaaagtcaaaacctcaaacttttagcGCGTCTGCTATTAGTTCCTtgtgttttgcctccagctagagcGGTGACGTCAATGCGATGTGTTAGGTCTATTGTGAGTAGGACTATTTATTCCACATCTCATCCAATGCATCTTTTGCTAGTAACAAAACGTCGTTTTAAAGCTGGGTACGAGGCTTGAGTCCTTGATAgtattctaatgcagttattaatgaagtgcATTTCAATTCCACAGATTTCTCTGGATCATTTACTGGGCCCTATACCGAAGTTCACAACATTTTCTATGTATTTCAACAAGAAGACAAGCAAGGTAAGGACTTTAATTCAGTTCTGTTATGGAATAAAACTGCTTTTCTCTAAtccactttttatatataaaatctatggCTTAGTAGTTTCACATGGaatattgcttaaaataaaataaaaaagtatgctCTGCTACAAAAAGATTATTCTCTCTTCTATGTTTTGGTTTCCAAATacttatttgattttaaatgtaaaaataaacaagagcatataaattaaaattaaattaaatgtatgcatttagcagatgcttttatccaaagtgacttacagtgcattcaggctatcagtttttacctatcatgtgttcccggggaatcgaacccacaaccttgggtttgataacgcaatgctctacaaattgagctacaggaacacttatttatatatatatatatatatatatatatatatatatatatatatatatatataatataattttatttaattttttatttttttgtaaacaaaactcATTTACAGTCCCTCACAGTCACCCAGTTGTTTCAGTTTCAACAGATGTCAACAAAACAATCAGTTCTCAGTGGTTTTATAAATACACTTACTGTAccaggcacacacatacacacacacacacacacacacacacacacactcagactgatGGTGACAAGAACTTTGTTTCTGATTTGATTCTATACTAATAGAATGGACGGTTCGTAGATAAGGAGCCTGAGATCAAAattatgaagttattttttaAGGCAGGACACTTCATGTACTGTTGAATTTTAAGATTTTGCTCTAATGAAAAGGAAATTTCCAAAATACACACCAAGATGTGCTTAAGCCAACTACCTTCGTCTGTTTGCTTCTGTAGATTTCTTATAAATTAACCAAAACAAGCTGTCTGCACATTTCAGGGATTTCTTGAAGAAGAGTCTTTATAGcctatatgaaaataaattgaattatttaatttttatacattttaagagtTGTGCATATTGTATGAGCCAAAAAGTAAAGTcttatgatgctgctaaaaataacattatttggtgtaatgaaatgtgtttatgtggtttaaagtaaaacaaaacaaaaaacacattattttccacacccTGTACATCattgtttcttctctatgccccgccttctgaaacgcgtCGATTTGTACAAGGCTCATCGTTCTAAAAAGcgtggtgtgctgtgattggccagttacccagtgcgttgtgattggctgaatacctcaagcgtgtgtgATCTGAGAAATGACAAGCAACAAACGGCTGGAGTGAGTGCTGACGGGctggatcagctctaggcatgacatGGCAACAGAGAGAATACAAGTCATGCCTTCTCTCTTTGTGTGAACATCTTGGTGGCATTATGCTAATTTTCCCACATAGTGACAGAGATGTGGGGGCCGTTTCGGAGGGCATGGACGAGCCttaaactttacagatcttctttatgctccaagagcttgtaacactctgaagagaaaggaaaaattgaagttgcatcatatgacccctttgatAAAAGTTTTGAAGttgttttgtttgaaaataacattttaaaatgtgtgtttgtgtgtgttgtagaaCAGAGGTGAAGTCCTATCAGAGCAGTAGCAGTTCCTGACAGATCACACAATCTGCTGATGTGAGTATCTTTTTGTTTCTAACACCTGTTCTAAGAATTGTATTGTTTAAGTCCTGGAAAATAAGGATTATTTTTCTTCCTCCCAGAAGTGTAGGCATTATATTAGCCAAGAAGAAGAGAAGATCCTTTATTGAAGACGTTGAAAAAGTAATATCAGATTGCTTCATATCTTATCTTTGCTTTTAAGACACTCTTATTGCACCAAAATGAAAGTTGATGAAATCAACCTGATGAAAACCACTCTTGAGAAAGGGGGGAGAAACCCACCAAATGAAACCTTAgataacatatttaataaattgttaGTGTATATTGAAGGGTCTCCTCACTtaaataaaacgaataaaaatattgagaagaaatataacattaaaaggGAGCATGATGATTGCTGGCCAGAGGATGATATCAAACGAGCTTGGGGAAAAACGCAGAGAATGGATAAAACCTCATTAAAAAGAAAACGCTGGTCTCTTGCGATAATGATGCAGGTGATAAAAAGAAGACAGAATTTCAATGAATCTAAAGGAAAAGAGGCACAGTCTGATCAGagcaatgttgaaaatgtatcaCGTACTTGTGTAGAGGAGAGTGTGGATGGCACACCTGACCCCATGAAAGACACTTTAAGACACAAAGGGTCAGTACCAAAAAATCTACTTCAAAGTGGCAATGAAAAAGCACATGAAACACAGATAAAGGAATGCGCAAACAAACCTAATTCTCAAAATGCCTACATACGCATCCCACTCTCAGTCATGTTTAAAAATGAGTCATCCTCCCGGGAAAGGTGAAAAGTGAAGCAAAAGACAGACCTACCTATAAATTAATCGACAGTATTCCTTTCCTTAGAGAAGTAAGGAAAAAGAAGTCTTACGTTATGTTATACAACAGTCAAACCAGAAATGCTACATGGGTGTATGAGATATTGAACAAAAGTACTTTAGCCGGTACTCAATCTCGTAAAAGGGATTTAAAATTTAAAGATGAACTATTTGAGCCACTTTACGAAGCAGCTAACATAGAAGAATGTGATGAAAGTGAATATGAACAGGGTCATCTTGCATCTGCTGCCAATCACAAATGGTGTCAGGAAGCCTATGAGGACACTTTTATTCTCAGCAACATAGCACCACAGGTTCCTTATTTAAACCAAAACTTATGGAAAGAGTTGGAGAATCATTGTCAAGCGAAAATAAACAATTCAAGTGATATCCGTAATGTCCATGTGTATTCTGGACCAATTTACCCACAATGtgataaaagaaaaaaggcaGAGAGAGTGAAGAGTTGGAGAAAGAAAATAGTACCTACTCACTTCTTTAAAGTGATAATTATCGAGCATGAAAATGGGACGGTAGAGCTGGAATGCTATAAGATGCCCAATGAggaaccaaaaaacaaaaacaaaaaagaaaaagacaaaaacaaacaagaacaagacaaaaacaaacaatcaaaagacaaaaacaaacaagaaaaagacaaaaacaaacaatcaaaagacaaaaacagacattcaaaagacaaaaacaaacaagaaaaagacaaaaacaaaattgtgctAAAAGATTACATTGTGCCAATTAAAGAAATTGAAGCTGAATCCGGGCTGACGTTCACAGAAAGCAGCTGCACTGAGGGAGAGGTAGACATTACAAGGAAAGTGAAATTGGTGGGGGGAAATGGAAATGAAGGGTCATGTAGTGCTGAGATTAAGGTCACAATATGTACCCCGCTTACTAATCACAATGATTTTGTCTACATGTGACAAGTGTACAGTAATTTACTGCATTACCAAATGACACTGAAACACAGCGAGATGTTTGATTTACTCTTACGAGTGCGTCCATATGTGCTAATATGCTAATGCTTTCTCAAGATGTTCTTAAGGCTTATGCTTAAATGCTTACGATAAGTTTAGAgtagaaatatataattatgcttatgtatttctttctttcttcacaaaACTACATTctgcattattattgttgttattatttatataaatggatGAAATAGTTCAGAAAAGCAGTCAGCAACCAACTCTCTAATATTGTGTAAAATCATCCCATGTTTAAATATTATAAGGTTTTTGATGTGATGTACAGTGTTACTTTGGGGGCTCTGTTaaagaaactaaaatataatgtagTTTCACATTTTTCAGTTACTACATAACTCCCATTCttctattatcattattattttatatttttgatgacTTTTCTATTGTTCTGGAAGACTAAATGAGTAGGTGTTTCTAAATATGTATCTTAATGAACTAACATTTAATGAATCTGTGTTTTGATATTTGCTCATGTTTACATCATATTTTGTTATCTACTCTCTGATACTGAATTGTAATTGTTTAATGGATGTGAACACCTTCATATTAAACTATGCACTGGAACAAGAtcagctaaaataaaacaaaaatgttaataaactgAATCAAGACACTTTGTTttaatgccatttatttattgatgtgttTAAAGATCACAGAGTTTCTCCAGGGTCTTTTTTATGATCAAATCTTTTTCTAAATGATTTCTTCACATGCTGAAGTCACAGTGTGGTGCTGTTTCAGTGTTTGGAGACGCGAGCAGCTCTTACAGAGACCCCAAACCAgtttctgtctctccatctgtTCTGCATCATCCTGCAAGCCAACGgaaataaatgcatgtaataGTCTGCCATGAGCACATGCATGCATTACTCATCTGAAATCTAGAAGCAGCTCTAATGAAACGCTGCACTGAATTTCTAGAATGAAACTGTGGCAGGATCTGAAGCATCTCAGCTCTCGTGAGGACAGACAATACAAAGCACAGTTAAAGGTGCACATAcccttgttttcatatttagcatacagaacataactccacgtttaatccccgattattaatgtgaatatattatatatgaactgtctgaccaaacaaattgtttaattatgcaaaaaaaaaaaatctgaacaacgTATTTAGACTTTATCTAATGCAATTATGCACACACTTTAATAAAGcaaaatcagtttttgtcacaagtgaatacgttcgacttaagacataacacataatacattcTTTTCGCCACCTGCTGGCGTATTTCgtgtaatatgaaaaaaaaagttcactgaacgaaaatgtttgttttagtgACCCGCCCCGCAAATAAAGTGCCAtaatctgtctatctgtctatctgtctgtctgtctgtctgtctgtctgtctttatgttcACTTCAATACATACATGCACAatttataaaaagtatatttatatattgattgtttCAGGTGTCGCTCTTGATCAAGTCTGATGAAGCTGTCAGTGCCAGAGATAAACAACTGGATAGAAAGTAGAAGCTGGGTGTTTTGGGGTGGATTCTTGATTCTCGCTCTTAGAAATACATCTGTCAGCTGTGATGATGTGTCAATGCTGTGTGAATGATGATTGTATTGAGAGCACTTAATACTGAAATCGAAATGAAGTGTATTTATGGTGTTTATAATCAAAATGTTTACAGTTTATACATCAGATATTTCCTGTTCGTTCCTATCATTTTCTGGGGTGTTTGGCTGTAAGCTGACtatatgtgacactggaccacaaaagaTATAAatttcaatttttcaaaattttgaTTTGCTCAAGCTAAATAAATactctttccattgatgtatagtttgttaGGATCAAACAATATTTGgccagtatattatattatctgaGAGTGAAATGTAGAACATTCAAACATAACCTAGAGGAAACATTTGCAAATATtcaacatttctttatttctttatttctttatttatttatcctagACTGATAAAATGAACAATATCACGTTTGGTTTTTTCCTGAATCTTGACAATCTGTGTAATTGTGTACAATAAAAGTGGCCAACAATCAAAGAGAGGAATCAGTGCTGAAAATCAACCAGTGAAATCTCAACACAAGATCCTTATaaacagtgttgggaaagttactCTGGAAATGTATAGGTTACAGATGataagttaccctgtttaaaatgtaataagcatGTATCCTAAATAAGACACAGTTCTATCTGTCCCCTGTCTCATATTTTTGAGCAGtcaatgcaatttgggaaagaaagaaatcaaatcTGTAcgtgtgtgaaaatatttttctcAGTACCTGTAACACATTACAGTTACATTAACACTGTTTATTAATGCTTTCAAGATAAAACGCAACGATTTTATAGTAAATGTCTATTGTAATAAAGACACACTGCGATATTTCCATATGCATATACAGCATGATGCATGCTGTGTGCTTGCGAAGACCTCACGCACGTCTCGAAAGGGGCGctgcgggacttttattttgacagcgccTGTGCTCAGATCGCATGACGTCAGTGTTGTGTTCTGCTTGTGCTGCAGCGATGCGCCTCATCCGCGTCCGTTATTATTTCATAAACACATCGATCATATTGTTATGATATATCTACCAATATCTGCTTTTGCTTATTGATGGTCTTAATATGGCGAGCTCTTTCACCAGAGCTCCACCTCAAGGGGACACAGGtttgatattatattattaatctgCCTTATTTTCTTTACATCTCAATAAAATGACTGAAactgatgtgtgtttttaaatatttatgtttgagGTTTAATTATCCGCTTAATCCTATGTAACTATCCTGATTGTCCAAACATAATCTGAACATTTAACATTGAATAAACCTATTCAGTAATAGCATCAcatgtttattataataataatgcgtAATAATACCATAGTTAATGCTGATAGAAAGTAAATATCCATGTAAatcctttaattaaaaatataatttattattctagATGCATCACTCATCCTATAAATATTTGTAGTGCTgacaaacgattaatcgcatccaaaacaaaattatttgtttacataatatatgtgtgtgtaatgtgtttattgtgtatatatactgtaaaaacatacatgcatgcatatatttaagaaaaaaatgttttggtttatatataaaatattaatatttatatacaatgtaaattatatatgaatataaatatatataaatgtaaatatggatttaaatatgtgaattatttacacaataaatataaacagtacacacacatctattatgtaaaaaaaacttttattctggatatgattaatgtgattaattgtttgacagtatacatttttaattatatcaaaataCCGTAGTAAGAGTACATGTGTTAACTGTTAATAGGGCAAAAACGAGTCACCATTGTGATTTTTCAGGTTGTAAATGATAGTATTCAAACCTCCAGCCCAGATGTTTAACCACTAATTGACCTCCTtgttcatctgtgtgtgtctcttcaGAGACGGAGCGTCTGCTGTCCCCTGTGGTGGGATACGGCTCCGGCGATCTGAATGGCGGGGGTCACGCCGGCCCTCCCAAACTGGACATGAGTGTGTCAGGCTCACGTCTGCGGgccgaggaagaggaggaggcccTGAGGAGGAAGCTGAAGTACTTCTTCATGAGCCCGTGTGATAAATACCACGCTAAAGGCCGCAAACCCTTCAAACTGGCCCTTCAGCTGCTCAAGATCATCATAGTCACTGTACAGGTGCATTAAACCACTGAGATCAGCCatgatttttattacattattccTCATTTAGCACACATCCAAAGTGACATGCTCCTCTAAAATCATGCTTTTTTATTGTAAAACCCTGATATTATAATACTTGATTGTTTTCAAACAGTGAAAGAGTCTTTCAGTGTTGAGGTCAACCGATATGTGTTTTTCAGAGACTATACCGATTATTACAGATCAAGCAGACCGGTAACGGATATTTTGAACCGATATGTGtaaaaatgaaagttaaaatcaaaattaaaaataacaacggCTCTGACAAAGACAttcttaaaatgcttttaaattattttatcggTTAATCGGTTTTGAAACTGACAGATACCGATAACCGTAAAAACTATAAAATCGGCCAAGCCGATTATCGGTCGACCCCTATTTCAGAAACATTTACTGACATTTTTAACACTATGTTTTACTGTATGTAGAAAAATTACTATTGTTCCAGCTTTTCTAAAATTATAT comes from Carassius auratus strain Wakin chromosome 3, ASM336829v1, whole genome shotgun sequence and encodes:
- the LOC113055676 gene encoding endonuclease G, mitochondrial-like encodes the protein VILPGKVKSEAKDRPTYKLIDSIPFLREVRKKKSYVMLYNSQTRNATWVYEILNKSTLAGTQSRKRDLKFKDELFEPLYEAANIEECDESEYEQGHLASAANHKWCQEAYEDTFILSNIAPQVPYLNQNLWKELENHCQAKINNSSDIRNVHVYSGPIYPQCDKRKKAERVKSWRKKIVPTHFFKVIIIEHENGTVELECYKMPNEEPKNKNKKEKDKNKQEQDKNKQSKDKNKQEKDKNKQSKDKNRHSKDKNKQEKDKNKIVLKDYIVPIKEIEAESGLTFTESSCTEGEVDITRKVKLVGGNGNEGSCSAEIKVTICTPLTNHNDFVYM